GGCAGGATAATCCAGACGCCGATGCTTCCTCCCTATCCAAGCCAACACCACCCTCCCGGCTTCTGGACGCTAGCCCGCACGAATGGTTGCTGTTGTTGATAAGAATCGAACCCAAGATCTCTGTCCTCAGCGAACTGGCTGGGTTCAATTACCGGGCGTTCAATCGTTCCACGACTCTCGCGTTCACCGCCTCCCAGCAATCTGGTGATACGCCATCGGTCCATACCACGACAATAGCCAGGCCTTTGCGGTGAACTTGCGCGAGGCCCAGGCGCACATTATGCGCCCAAATGTTGCGCACAGCCTCCAACCCGTAGAAACCGAGATCGCTGTTGCCGCGGTAAATGGCGAAGAGCGCGGAGCGCATTCCCTCTCCACTAAGCTTGCCCTGCGAGCCGGAGCGGGCAATGGCCGTAACGAATGCGGCGTTGGTCGAGACGTGCGGATTTCCGGGCATCACTAACCGGGGCACATGTCGAGTGGAGTCCTCTAGCAGGCGGGTCTACAGTGAGGCGTGCAACTCGTGTCCTGCGAGGACTAACGAGTCAAGTTCGCTCCCCCTCGTCGAGCACGCGGCTATGAGCAATCCAAGAATGAACAGTATCGTTTTCACATTTTGATAAGACAGGTGAGCCGACTTTTTGTTTTTGCCGAACGACAGAACCGAACGGTAGCTGCCCCGCTGTGGTGACGCCCCCGACCCTCAAACTGCCAAGCGGTGCGGCTGTTCACTCCAGTGACTTGGTTAGGCGTCTTGTGCGCCACCCGCAGAGCCCTCCCAGTAAGAACCGGGCCGATAGTTGCCAAAGTACCAGTGGTGGCCTTCGAGGTCCGTTACGCCGTAGCCGCGCGCTCCGTAATCTTCATCACGCAGGGGCTGTGTGACTGTCGCTCCTGAGGCAACCGCTTGCGCGAAGTGTTGATCGGGGTCCGAAACGTAAACGCTAAGAGTCGCTGTATGGCCACCGGCCTTGCCCGGAGGCTGCCGGCCCCGCCTGGGTGAGCTCACCATGACTAAGCCAGTGCCGAGGCTAAGCTCGGAATGCTGAACGGTCCCGTCTGGACCGGGCACCACCAGACGTTTCGCGAAGCCGAAGGCCCGGCAGAGCCAGTCAATCGCCGCATTCGCGTCTGCGTAGGTCAGGCACGGATGAATGTCAGCCGACATTTTGTCATCGCTCATCGAGATCCCTTTCATCATCGCGGATGGTGACGCCTCACCTCAAGCGGAGAATCCTGCGTGGCGACGCGCGAGAGATGGATTTGGGAGCAGGGCTTGGTTCTTTGGCGCGCGGGATACTCCGCGGTTGGATTGTACCGATGCACCCGCGTCGTGCCTCGCAGGGCGAGAGGGAAAGCGGTGTGATGCGCGCGCACTGCGAACGGCCTGTAAATGAAGTTTCACTCGACTGGGTCACACCGGGAAGTCGGACGGCTCAAGATCTCTGTCCCCTGTCTCCATCGAACAGGCTGAGTCGTCGCGAATCCCAACGGAATTCTGTCCCTCAGCCCGGGGTTGGGCCGCGTCGGAGTGGACCTACCCCGGGTCACCTGCGCGTGTGTTAAATTCAACCCCAACGGGGTTGTGCCATGCGAGCCTTGTTCCCCAGGGTAGCCCCGCGTCCTCGGCCCAACCACGTCATCACACCGTCCACGATGAGGCGCCGTGAACGGCGCGCTCCGAAGGTCACGGCTTCACGAGGAAAATATGATGGCTCTGTCCTCCAGGTCCTCGACCGAGCTGAACTTTTTGCCGATCTGGCTGAATCGTTCCAAACCTTTGCCCATTGGAGGTTGGGTGGGCGGCTGGAGTCCCAAACCTCCATGGTGGGATTCTAGGCGTGCAAGTCGTTGGATTCTGTGGAATTCCGACGTGTTAAGGAGTGTTCAGCCCTTGTGAAATTTCTCGACGCGGAGAGCTGGGAAACACATCCCGCATCGCCTGCTGAATCAACCCTGCACTTTCTTCCGTTTCAGTTTTGTGCTCTGTTCCACCGCATGCAACTTCCTGTTCGCCTCGTTTGGCCCTTGCTCTGGGCTTGCCTCCTCTCGGTCCCGGCCGCCGCACTCGCGGAGTCCCTCTCGGGCTGGCATGCCTGTTTCAAAGCGGGACGCTACCTCGAAAACGCTCCACCCCCGAGCGGACGTCACTACGCGCCCAGCCGCGAAGTCGACATTCTCCACCAGAAACTCGAAGTCACCCCCGATTTCGAGAAGCGGTCGGTCGCCGGCAAGATTCAGATCGATTTCCAACCCATCGCCAAACCGCTCGAACTCTTGAAGCTCGACGCCGTCCGATTGTCCGTCGAAGCGGTGCAGTCCTCCCACGCCATCCGTGCCTGGGACAACACCGGGGAGTTCTTGCGCATCCACTTTCAGGAGCCCATCGCGGCGGGAAGCTCCAACTGGATTCGGATCGTGTATCAAGCCGACGAGCCTGACAAAGGACTCTATTTTCGAACCCCCGCGCAAGGCTACAAACCGGGCGATACGCACCTCTGGACCCAGGGGGAAATGCACGAAGCCCGTCATTGGTACCCCAGCTATGATTATCCCAACGAGAAATTCACGACCGAGATGGTCTGCCATGTGCGGGCGGGCATGGTTGCCCTCTCGAATGGACGACTCGTTTCTCAATCCACCAACAAGGCCACCGGACTCGTCGCCTGGCACTGGCTCCAGGACAAGCCGCACGTCAACTATCTCGTCACGCTTTGCGCGGGCTATTTCGAAAAGATCGAGGACGTGAAGGGAGGGGTGGCACTCGCTTTTTGGACCCCCCCCTCCCAGATCGCCTTCGCCAGGAACTCTTTCGCGGGAACTCGAGCCATGCTGGACTTTTTCGAAAAGGAAACGGGAGTGCCTTACCCGTGGGCGCGATACGACCAGGTGGTGGTGGACGATTTCACCTGGGGCGGCATGGAGAACACCACGCAGACCACCCTGACCGACAAGACTCTGTTCCCTGATGAACTCTCCGGCACCCGAACCAGCGTGCCGCTGGTCGCACACGAACTCGCCCATCAATGGTTCGGCAATTACGTCACCACCAAAGATTGGAGCCACATCTGGCTCAATGAGGGATTCGCGACCTACTACGAGGCGCTCTACACCGAGCACGCCAAAGGACGCGACGAATTCCTCTATGAGATGCTGGGCAATGCTCGAAGCATCCTCTCTCAGCCCAATGACATCCTTCCCGTGGTCTTCCGAGCCTACAAATCGCCCGAGGAACAGTTCGGCTACCGAGCCTATCCCAAAGGGGCCTGGATCCTCCACATGCTCCGCAACCAATTGGGACCGGATCTTTACCGGAAATGTGTCCACGAACATCTGAGACGCCACGCGCTGGACAACGCCACCACGGAAGATTTTGTGGGGATCGTCGAGGAACTGAGTGGACGAGATTGGGATCAGTTCTTCGACCAATACGCCTATCATGCCCACCATCCCGAGTTGAAAGCCGCCTACGACTGGGATGAGAAATCCCGGCTTGCCAAACTCTCCATCCAACAAACCCAGAAGCTCGGTCCCACCGTGTTGCTGTTCTCGGTCCCGCTGAAGGTCCGCTTCAAGGCGGATGGAAAACTCCACGACATGATCGCCCATGTTTCGAAAGGAGCCGAAGACTTTTACTTTTCCCTCCCCGCGCGGCCGGAATGGGTTCGAATTGATCCGGAGTTCGGCTGGCTCGCCCAAGTCGAGTTTTCCCCGCCGGCGGAAATGATCCACAAACAGTTGGTGGAAAAAGGGGATGTCATCGGACGCGTCTTTGCCGTCGAAAATTTGGGCCGGAGGCAGGACGCGACCTCCGTCGAGAGGCTCCGCCAGACTCTTCAAAACGATTCGTTTTGGGGCGTCAGGCTTGAAGCCGCCAAGGCCCTGACGCAAATCCACACGAAGACCGCCCGCACCGCGCTCATCCAATCCATCCGCCAGCCCGACGCGCGTGTCCGCCAGGAAGTGGTCCGTGGAATCGCGTCGTTTTATTCGGGGGACACGCCGGAAACGCTGCGGCGGGCGCTGGAGAACGAGTCCAATCCGGATGTTCAAGCCGTGGCTTTGCGCGCCTTAGCCGCTTATCCGCACATCCACACCCGGGAAATCCTGACCGAAAAGCTCAAGTCCAAGAGTTACAAGCAGAGACTAGCCCAGGCCGCGATCGAAACCATCCGAGCGCAGCGAGACCCCTTTTTCATCGAACCTCTCATGCAAGTGCTGCGGGAACGCGAATCGGAATTTACCAGCGCCGCTTTCGCCGAGGGATTGCAAACGCTTGCCAGACTGGCTGCTGATTTGGAATCCAAAGGTCCCAGCCGGGAATTCATCCTCCCGCACCTTCGTCATCCCAAGCAGGTCGTGCAATTGGCCGCCATCCGAGCCC
The genomic region above belongs to Verrucomicrobiota bacterium and contains:
- a CDS encoding glyoxalase, which gives rise to MSDDKMSADIHPCLTYADANAAIDWLCRAFGFAKRLVVPGPDGTVQHSELSLGTGLVMVSSPRRGRQPPGKAGGHTATLSVYVSDPDQHFAQAVASGATVTQPLRDEDYGARGYGVTDLEGHHWYFGNYRPGSYWEGSAGGAQDA